The DNA segment CAAATCACAAGATATACCAGAAACCATAGATTCATGCTCCAAATGAATAAAAAGACTTCATGGAAAAACTGGGAAACAATATAACAATTGTGTCCTGCTTCACCATCCCACAAACTATAAACATTTCACTCCAGTAGACACCGAATGGAGGAGGTCCTCGCTCAAAGGCCTACAGTTCACATTCAGCTGGCACGGCTTTTAAAAACATCAAGTCCCATCTCAGTTGGATCAGTTGCCTGCAATTCTACCTGAATTCCATCAAGTTCTCTCTTAAATCTGTCTTTGGAGCTAGCGTAAATCATCTTGCTTCTCACCCTTGATGTATCAGGAGACCTTCATATGACAGTAATGTCCATGAGACCAATGGCCAAATAAAGAGCCAATCATACAACACAAAATTGTGAAATTCTACTTACCATGCtatgaagaaaattctgctcttttGGCAATTTTCTTCTGTGACAAAATCAAAATCATAAACAGCATATCGGCACTCATCAGCAGGAAGGCTTGCAGTA comes from the Hevea brasiliensis isolate MT/VB/25A 57/8 chromosome 5, ASM3005281v1, whole genome shotgun sequence genome and includes:
- the LOC110671114 gene encoding actin-depolymerizing factor 2; this encodes MANAASGMAVHDDCKLRFLELKAKRTYRYIVFKIEEKAKQVIVEKLGEPTQSYEDFTASLPADECRYAVYDFDFVTEENCQKSRIFFIAWSPDTSRVRSKMIYASSKDRFKRELDGIQVELQATDPTEMGLDVFKSRAS